The Megalobrama amblycephala isolate DHTTF-2021 linkage group LG22, ASM1881202v1, whole genome shotgun sequence sequence tatatatatattgacatACAATTTAGTGACATAAACAAATCCTGACCTTTATACAATTCCAAAGTCTTTTATGCAGCATATCAGTATGCCATATCTAACTTCATCAAGAATATGCACCACGACTCATGAGATTTATTATGCTTTGTGGtcctatcaaaaaaaaaaaaaaaaaaatacacagacCAAGCATTCCAAGGAAGAACTGGAACTTAAAGTAAATCTCCAGACTGACGCACCTAATACAAAGTGTAAACATTAATATCAGGGCCCTCAAAGTCATGGTTGACTCTACAGTCAAATTTTGCTGCCCAATAACTCGCAGTAACCACAATAAAAAACATATCTGACAAAATATAAGATACTAGCATGTACATGCATATAGAAAATACAAAGTTAATGACCATCATTGttgacaaattattttttttcccaacaaACCGGCCCCAAATATATAACAATCTCATTTACACACAACAGTTCTGTTCTTCTCATGCTAAGTCTCTTGCGCTTATGACAGTCTTTGTCTCCTCAACATCATCTGGCTCTGGTATGGGGTCATACTGACGTCTATATAAAACACGAGTCACTAGCGTGATGATGAACATCTCCACGATCAACAGCTGCTGACTCATTACTGCGGAAACAAAATTGAGGGTATTTTTGAGaaccattaaaggattagtccacttttaaatacacttttcctgataaatttactcacccccatgtcatccaagatgttcatgtctttctttcgtcagtcgaaaagaaatgaaggtttttgaggaaaacattccaggatttttctccttacagtggatttcaatggctaccaacaggttgaaggtcaaaattacagtttcagtgcagcttcaagggctttaaacgataccagatgagtaataagggtcttatctagcgaatcgatcggtcattttcgaaaaaaatacaaccgtttttactttataaacaaaatatcgccttgaacgtactttccgcattcttcataacgcttacgctgaatgtcctacgccttccctattctacttacggaacgaacgcggcgccagtttcgtttttttccataacttgaatagggaaggcgtaggacattcagcataatcgttatgaagaatgcggaagcggaaagtacgttcaaggcgatattttgtttataaagcataaacggttgtatttttttcgaaaatgacagatcgattcgctagataagacccttattacttctctggtatcgtttaaagcccttgaagctgcactgaaactgtaattgttgtaaatgttttcctcaaaaaacttcatttcttttctactgatgaaagaaagacatgaacatcttggatgacatgggggtgagtacatTTATCAGGAAAGGTGTATTTAGGCAAATTAAGCAACAATTAAAGGGaaagtcaaaccaaaaaaatctAATTCTGTTGCCTCATGTCTTTCGAAACTTGTATGACTTCCTTttttcagtggaacacaaaatgagcTAATGAATGCCATATGAAAGTGAATGATGATCAACACTCTAAataatgctgggttgtttcagcccatgtttgggtcaaatatggacaaacccaacagctggtttaaatttttcaaattaaaattttaaacccCAACAAGGTTTTaaggtttgtccatatttgacccaaacgtgggttgaaacaacccagcattttttagagtgtggctGTCAATAAGATTATCACCGAATAACAGCTTCAAACCTACTTAATTACTTTTATGACAGTTTtatgtttttggagcttgacaacCCCTGAGTCCCCATCCACTTTaattaaagggtaagttcacacaaaaatgaaagttctgtcattaatgactcaccctcgtgccgttccacacccgtaagaccttcattcatcttcggaacacaaattaagatatttttcttataatgactcttataacgacttatatagtgatggctgatttcaaaacactgcttcatgaagctttggagtgttatgaatcagcatatcgaatcatgattcggatcgcatgtcaaaccggcaaactgctgaaatcacgtgactttggagctcagaacagctgattcgacacaaaagattcataacgctccgaagcttaatggcgcaccaaaaatactctcgtcactttataatattaatattgaatcactgtactcacatgaaccgatatgtttttagtacattaatggatcttgagagaggaaatgtcattgctggcgaTGGCAatccatcggatttcaacaaaaatatcttaatttgtgttccgaagatgaacgaaggtcttacaagtgtggaacggcatgagggtgagtaataaatgacattattttcatttttgggtgaactaaccctttaagagagtAGCTCATTCTGCTAAACGTCTCTTTTTGACAGAAGAACTaataaactcatacaggtttggaattacATGTATGAgttagtaaataatgacagaattttattttttgggtgaattatcccttctAGTCATGTGCTCTATGATAATTTATGTTATGCTCTGCAGCATGACGTTACTCACAGGATCCACGGGCCTGGGAGGTGTAGGGTGGTGCGCAGGCAATAGTCCCATTCATTGCCAGTATGTTAATGACAGCAGTTTGCAGCTGGCTAAGAATCAGCACCAACTACAAGCAGATATAATTGATGAATCATGGGTAACATTCAttctagggctgggtattgacacaaatcTCATGATTTGATTCGATTTCGATTCACAAGTTTGCGATTCGATTCAGTTTGATTCAATTTATTTGGACATATATAAAGGTACAATACAAGGCAAATTTTCTCATACTTTCtaaacaaaaacttaaaattacatgcaaggatttttttttaataatgattaaGTTATAATACTAACTTTATACTTATataattatgtttctactccaattcgtttttgaAATAGACCTatatttaaatggtggctgtgaTAAAAACGTTATTCAGACAAACATTAAATGGCCTATTGAAGAacagtaaaatataataaatatgtagACTAATAGgctatagtgcatatatttagcgaaATGCTTttctctagagttcattttgcTTGCTGACTATCGAGTTTATGGACATTGATTGGCTTCTCTGAGGTAAATAATGCTTATTACTTGACAACGTTAGCTAATGTTTTGAAAGTCTATTTCAACGTTAAGTCAACGTTAGCTAATGTTTTGAAAGTCTAAAATGAACTATTAtatgagacatgatacggatttcggtaagttgtaggCCTGCGGTATCTTTCAACATAGGCCTACATTCtaatgtttattcatgtttaaatgTGCTGTAAAGCAATAAAGCGGAAAATATGATTCGTTCACGTGCGTTACGCTTGATCTGAGGCGGCAACAGTAACtctcacgccacattaaagagcgccaaagcggtatttattgtttgaatttcgtaataaaatGAGCAGAAtgtgaaatctgagactttgttaTCAAAAGTAAAAAAGCACAATgcttattgcgatttattggatgggagacGTGCTACAatgttctgttcattcatcaactgaaaacagcatagacTAGACTGATTTtggggatttaagaatcgaacTCTatatttttacccagccctatttAATTCCAGCAATACTGAAGACCAAGGATGTGCTAAAATTATGAGGAATGagtacaaaacacacacaaacctgATACATGGCATATTTAGGGATCATTTTAAGGGTTCGTAGAGCCTCTCGCACATGCATGAACATGATTGCAACAGGCCAAAGGGCGATAATGGTGAGAACGCCTATAAATGAGTTTATCCATATAGCTGCTCCAGAAGCCGAAACCTGTAGATCAGAGAAAGAGACAATCTGCAAGTCTTTCTGAagttcataaataaaattagcTATTAAAATACTTACACAAATCTATACTTACATCAGCTAAACTAAAGTTGCCATTCGTCCAAAGGACTATAGAGAGGATGGTGAAGACTAATTTCAACAGTGCAAACTGGTAGGATCCCAGTTTCAATATAAACAGAGATCGTCTGAAAAAGCAAGGCACATTTTTTGAAACCAGGTCACATTATCCCACCCACAGTTATCTCACGAAGTAGGATTATATGTTCAAGTGTTTACGTCGAGTTTGATAATGGAAGTCTTACGTAACACTGATATACTGTAAAGCCAATGGTGTCAGGAGCCACAAACAGCTCCTTTCTTCTAGATAGCAAAGGGTGCAATGGCCCTGAGGTGCCCATTTTAAGTTATGCACTAAGCATGATAAAGACCTCATATTTGCAGACGAGTTGAATGACCAGACGTGCACTCATCCTGTTGGCATTCAGTCGAAGATATGGGTAATTAATGGCAAACTGGCCAAAATTTCACATGCcaatttcagcatttattagTAAGATGGTGGTGCAATTCAGTTAATGAGTGATTCTTTTATTTCTATACAGGCTACTAAGTAGGGGGCACCCTTGCAAATGCACTACTAAAACCCCTTAAaatgccttagcaaccacccccaACCGTATAGCATTGTGGTAGAGATTTTTGCACAGGTAAAATCCTCTTGGGTCTAACAAGCACACTTTGATTACCTTGAGATGGGGACATTTGGCAGACAtgggcagcagcagcagcaaggTCCAGTACTGATCTTAAACGACTTTTTTTCCGAGCGCCTGAGAAAAGCCTGATCTCCTCCAACCTCTTCAATCATGAGAATTAAGAACTTAAAGACCACAACTGCAAAGTATCTGCCAATTAAGTCAGAAATAtgttaatgttgttgttgtgtgtCTCACTTTCACACATCCAAATCAACAAATTCCTTCAACCAATTCAAAGTTCTGTACAATATTTGgaacaaaaagtacttttttaaaagtgaaaacaAATGTTCGACCGCTACTTAATTACAGTTAGTACatgatttatattttagttttttgtgCATTCCATACTGGGCAGAAGTACAGAGCTTTAATAGTGAACTCACGTGGCTGATGTCATGTCAGTGAACATTGTGGCCCTTGGAACCCACATGCCCAAACAACACATGGTAGCAATGACCTGAAAAAGATAGAGATAATCATAATgcctcagaagtcaagatgaaCTTGAGACTCATAATCACTCATCCAGGCAGTAACACATGAGAAATGACTAACCGTACCATTGCCTTAAGTTTCCACCTTGGTTACAGATAAAACTCATATTTGACATGTCTGTGCTCATTAGGAGTTACTAAGAAAGGTTTTTGTAAAAGATTGTAAAATACAAGAAGACAGGGAGGAAGTGATAGAACTCACTGGTGCTGCTCCGGTTACCCAGATGATTATACTTTTCTTATTTGCCGGTACTTTCTTATAGATGTAGATGCATTCTTCAATGAAAACCAGCATAGACACTGTGGCCATTAACGTCAGCACAGAGAAGAGGACTATGCCAAAGATATCCAACTCtgagaaacacaaacacacacacaaaaaaagttggtCCACAGGGTTGTAAAATAGTTATATTGATCATAAAAACAATACACTTTATTTCTCGTATTTGCGACTTCTAACTACTTAATACTTACTATTTGTTATTGtctatttgttattttaaaaatatgatccAAATGGCTAATTTAGCATTATTTTAATGCCAGTGTTGTTAAGAACTAAAACTATTTAAGACAGATTCGTAaataaaaggggaaaaaaaaattatatatattatatatatatatgctttatgCTTTACGAataagctttacaaatcttttgtttcgaatcagtggttctgagcgtgtatcaaactgccaaagttacgtgatttcagtaaatgaggcttcgttacgtcataagtgttacgaaatttcaatggttcaccactggggtgggtcactttggcagtttgatacacgctcagaaccactgattcgaaacaaaagattcctaaagcttcaaagcttcatgaagcagtgttttgaaatcgtccataactagatattgttgaataaagtaattatttgttttgttttttggcgcacaaaatgtattcttgtcACATAAtcttgttccgaagatgaactgaaaggtcttacaggtgtgcaacaacacgagggtgagtaattaatgccAGAATTACTAGaacaaaaatactatttcaaCTATTTTGAACCAATTAAAGCAATAAAACAATCAGTTAAAGGCACATCGCATTGAACAAAAGGACAACTCTAGATTTATATAGATAAACAATTTTAGAACTCTTTTAAAACTTTCTAACTACCCATGTGCTTGCAATCTGAATGAAACACGCTGGAAAAATCAAGCCAGGTTTTTATTGAGAATTTCAGGAATAACGGTTTCACAACCTTCATGAccacacacactcaaatgtcTTGTGGCACAACATTTGTCTTTGGCAGTGGTACAGGAATCCATACCAACATGATGAAGCCAGTTTAGATGACAGCACTTATAACTCACTTCTCATTTTAATGATACTTTTTGTTTTACACATTGTGTTGGTGTGGGAGGGAGGTGATGTTTCATTCCCTAACTTGCATTGTCCAACTTACCTCCTAAAGCATTCATGCACTTTCTTGTAAGTCGTTTTAACAAGAACGCATTTGCCTAACACGTAATTGTGAATGCATACAGTTCATCTGAGGACAAATCAACCCTTGCGTTTACAATCACTGCTGTTACTCCATCAACCTTACGTCAATTGCAAGTTTTATTAAGTAAAGGTGAGAACTATTAAAACAAGAATGCGACTTTGACACACATATCTTCTACTACAGTTGAAGATGACACCTGGAAAGAATCCACATTAGTGTCATTCAACATTATCATAATCCTATGTGTATGAACTCAAGTTCAGGTGCACTGAACCACAGGATAATCACGTCTTATCAACAATGAGTGAGAATCAGCGTAAGATATTAACTTTTGGTTTTCAGGggcatttttttaactttatgaGTTTTTATAACcatataaaaacacaaagcATGCCACCCATTTATCAACCAATGCTTTTATCTGAAGAATTATGGGTGTAGCCATGAAATGTCAAAAGGTAAAATAAtgctaaataataaacaaaatatttttacatttacagcAAATGATTTGCTAGAGTATcgttacattaaaaataatatttcagtcTGTATGTTTGATCATACACTGTTGTACCATCACATAAGAGTTAATGTAATCACTGTTTTAGGGTGTTTTATCCCATAATATTTACATCACATCCGTAATTTATGCAAATTTAAAGACTGTTGGCTATGGtatttatattatgtaaacTAATTGGAATAtcaatgaaaaaatactatggtatatatatatatatatatatatatatatatatatatatatatatatatatatatatatatatatatatatatatatatatataccagaagctttgcatttttatcattttttgttgcaatgaataaaaacatttactaCAGTAGAATTGTTTTATTACCTCAAATAGTTCATATCTTTATCTTTATCCATTGAAAGCAACTTTATGTTTGACAGCTGTCCTAAAACGCATTCCGTTTTACGGAACTAAACATCAGGCAGCAACTTTTAGGAAAagtaacaaattaaaaaatacttaCGCTTAATTACATCGATAGAGAACGGAGCCTCTTCTCTGCATCTCGGATCAAAAAGTGTGTTATTGGACATTTCCATCTTCACAGTCACAGTTTGTTTACAAGAGCCAGGGAAAACCGTAATCCGGGCATGCGTGAAACTAATAAACTGAGGAGAAAGCAGCCTGGTATCGTAGACTTTATATGCAGAGGAATCTCAGCACTTGTTAAAGGGGCCGCCCATACACAGGGTAAATAGTGATGGATCACTGGCCAACGACTCATTCATCCGACTACACTGCGCTTGCGCAATAGTGTCACGCTCACACTTGACGGGCTTCAGAGTGGTTTTTATCTGCGGAGTGTGCCAGAGATGGTCTGAAAGCGTCAACacagtaattaaaaataatactcCCTAATAAGAGAAAAATATGCGGGAAATGTAGCGGATAGGCATTTAATTGACTTAAAAAAGACTAAAGTAGGCTATAGTAGCTATAATAGTTTTAATATTAGTCACTCACTACtcagaaaaaggaaaaattgaCAGAAAAACCTAAAGTTTCACACAATGCTGAAGAACTTCTCATAGCATATTTGGTTGTttaacactaaaataaaaagtgttgaATAATCAGTTCtgaaatggatagatagatagatagatagatagatagatagatagatagatagatagatagatagatagatagatagatagatagatagatagatagatagatagatagatagatagatagatactagTCTCACTATATACAATCgaaacaaaaactgttttttgttAAACAAGCATGAACAGTAACTAGGAAGGTTTACGTTACAAGATCAGACAGACCAAAGTTCACATAAGACTGACAATACatgtacacatttttacaaagAATTTTAAACTCAAAGGGAGTGTGAGAATAGAATGTTTAACATGCTGAACTTGTGATTTGCAAGAGTTGAATGGCCTCAGTGCTAATGAGCTGGACAGAGTTCAGGGTAAAGAACAGCCCTTGaaacctacacacacacacacacacacacacacacacacacacacacacacacacacacacacacacacacagagagagagagagagagagagtttgctGTTAAAATTGGTAACAAACACACAGAATTCCTCCCTCAGTGTCGTGGAGTGAGACAGGGCTGTAGCTTAAGTCCTACACTGTTCAACATATGTGAGTTAGCGAGGGCTCTGGATCAGTCTGCAGCACCTGGTCTTATCTACTAGACACTGAAGTCAAATGCCTCCTGTTTGCTGATGATCTGGTGCTGCTGTCTCCCACTAAAGAGGGTCTACAGCAGCGTCTAGACCTCCTGCACAGCTTCTGACAGTCATGGGCCCTGTCAGTTAACCCCAAAAAGACCCAGGCGCCAAGACAAACATCATAGTTTTAAATTAGACAACATGCTCCTTGAGCACACGCAATACTACACTTACCTTGGCATAAATATTAGCAACACTGGGAATTTTAACAAAGCTGTGAACGACCTGAGAGACAAGGCACAGAGAGCTTTTTACGCTATtaagagaaatattaaaattgacATCCCAATCAGAATCTggataaaaataatcaaatctGTAATTGAACCCATCGCGCTCTACAGGTGTGAAGTCTGGGGTCCACTCACAAACCAAGAGTTCACTAAATGGGACAAACACTATTCACTATTTGACCCTAAACAGAGAATATGAATTGGCAGGATACCCGAGTACAGTGAGCGACCCTAAACTGAGAAAAGTCCTGAGCATGTACAGATTCAGTGAACACAATCTCACCATAGAGACAGACGACACAGACAGACCTGGCTACCAAAAGAAGACCGGCTGTGTCCCCACTGCACAGGAAATGAAGTGGAAACAGAGCTGCACTTTCTGACATCCTGTCCTAAATATGCACAAATTAGGGACTTTCAATCCCCATTTCACAACTCACCACAAAGACTTCCATCAGAAAccaaatatggacaaactcCCATACCTTCTAGGAGAAATCCCAGCAAGCTCAAACCTGGCTGCCAGGTATGTGAGGTCCTGTCACCACGAAAGAGCCTCCAGTGGAACAGAACTCACTATATACCTAGAGACACTTCTATAAATATTATAAGATTGaacattgaacatttttattccaattttttttattgctattttaatgctagatttttttattatatattttttcttcattatt is a genomic window containing:
- the slc51a gene encoding organic solute transporter subunit alpha is translated as MEMSNNTLFDPRCREEAPFSIDVIKQLDIFGIVLFSVLTLMATVSMLVFIEECIYIYKKVPANKKSIIIWVTGAAPVIATMCCLGMWVPRATMFTDMTSATYFAVVVFKFLILMIEEVGGDQAFLRRSEKKSFKISTGPCCCCCPCLPNVPISRRSLFILKLGSYQFALLKLVFTILSIVLWTNGNFSLADVSASGAAIWINSFIGVLTIIALWPVAIMFMHVREALRTLKMIPKYAMYQLVLILSQLQTAVINILAMNGTIACAPPYTSQARGSLMSQQLLIVEMFIITLVTRVLYRRQYDPIPEPDDVEETKTVISARDLA